The Magnetococcales bacterium genome has a window encoding:
- a CDS encoding UPF0175 family protein, with translation MATITMELPNTLFSSMRRSPGEFVTEMRKAAAIHWYQKGQLSQERAAEVAGVDRTDFLLLLASEKVDVFAVDMKSLRQELNIA, from the coding sequence ATGGCCACCATCACCATGGAATTGCCCAACACTCTCTTCTCTTCCATGAGGCGTTCTCCTGGAGAGTTTGTCACGGAAATGCGCAAAGCCGCCGCGATTCACTGGTACCAAAAGGGTCAGCTTTCCCAGGAAAGAGCTGCCGAGGTTGCAGGAGTGGATCGGACTGATTTTCTGCTCCTCCTGGCGTCGGAAAAGGTGGATGTCTTTGCTGTGGACATGAAATCCTTGCGCCAGGAGTTGAACATTGCCTGA
- a CDS encoding biotin/lipoyl-binding protein, with protein sequence MERKLRITIEGTQYEVHVQDITEGENTLYPAPGMRADAPPPKPSTPAKAPAPAKAAAPAAGGGGGETDRLAPLGGVVVKVLVTEGQQVAKGDKVVILEAMKQKTEILAHRAGTVKDIACKEGDAVEIGVRLMSIV encoded by the coding sequence ATGGAAAGAAAACTGCGAATCACCATTGAAGGGACCCAGTACGAAGTCCATGTCCAGGACATCACGGAGGGCGAAAACACCCTCTATCCCGCGCCCGGCATGCGGGCCGATGCTCCCCCACCCAAGCCATCGACGCCCGCCAAGGCACCCGCCCCTGCCAAGGCAGCCGCACCCGCTGCTGGTGGTGGCGGTGGTGAAACCGACCGCCTCGCTCCCCTGGGTGGCGTGGTCGTCAAGGTCCTCGTCACCGAAGGCCAGCAGGTGGCCAAAGGCGACAAGGTCGTCATCCTGGAAGCCATGAAACAAAAAACCGAAATCCTCGCGCATCGCGCCGGAACGGTCAAAGACATTGCCTGCAAAGAGGGGGATGCCGTGGAAATCGGCGTCCGCCTGATGTCCATCGTCTGA
- the purH gene encoding bifunctional phosphoribosylaminoimidazolecarboxamide formyltransferase/IMP cyclohydrolase — MPTIRRALISVSDKTGLTEFCRELVSLSVAILSTGGTARLLQSQGIPVTDVARHTGFPEMLDGRVKTLHPKIHGGLLGVRDNPEHQRQMAEQAIDPIDLVVVNLYPFEQTVARPGCSLAEAIENIDIGGPSMLRSAAKNHRFVTVVTDPADYAPLLAEMRAQGGAVSESTNARLAQKVFARTAAYDAAISNWLSSLDDQGVPQLFPATLTLQYHRTQEMRYGENPHQRAAFYVETGVREPSVANAQSLQGKPLSFNNINDANGAFELVKEFSEPTAVVVKHTNPCGVATDPDLLAAYRKARDTDPISAFGGILAFNRLVTESLAREIATTFVEAVIAPGYDPGARAVFAEKKNLRLLQVPDLASGNVDAAAMDLKRVVGGMLVQQRDLAPVDRHTLKVVTRRAPTEAEMADLLFAWKIAKHVKSNAIVYAKALCTVGVGAGQMSRVDASRIAVWKANEAATNAGRTDNPVAGTVLASDAFFPFRDGVEAAAAAGARAVIQPGGSVRDEEVIAAANEHDMAMLFTGIRHFRH; from the coding sequence ATGCCCACCATTCGCCGTGCCCTGATCAGCGTTTCCGACAAGACCGGTTTGACGGAATTTTGCCGGGAACTTGTGTCGCTCTCTGTCGCCATTCTCTCGACTGGCGGCACGGCCCGCCTGTTGCAATCCCAGGGAATTCCCGTCACCGATGTGGCCCGGCATACCGGCTTTCCCGAAATGCTCGATGGCCGGGTCAAGACGTTGCATCCCAAAATTCACGGCGGTCTGCTGGGCGTGCGCGACAATCCGGAACATCAACGGCAAATGGCGGAACAGGCCATCGATCCCATCGATCTGGTCGTCGTCAATCTCTATCCCTTTGAACAGACGGTGGCCCGTCCGGGTTGTTCGCTGGCTGAAGCGATTGAAAATATTGATATCGGTGGTCCTTCCATGTTGCGCTCGGCGGCCAAGAATCATCGCTTTGTCACCGTGGTCACCGATCCCGCCGACTATGCCCCCCTCCTCGCCGAAATGCGTGCCCAGGGGGGAGCCGTGTCGGAAAGCACCAACGCCAGACTGGCCCAAAAGGTGTTTGCCCGCACCGCCGCCTATGATGCCGCCATTTCCAATTGGCTCTCATCCCTGGATGACCAGGGTGTCCCGCAACTGTTTCCAGCCACCCTGACCCTGCAATATCATCGCACCCAGGAGATGCGCTACGGGGAAAATCCCCACCAGAGAGCAGCCTTCTATGTGGAAACAGGCGTCCGGGAACCTTCGGTTGCCAACGCCCAGTCTCTCCAGGGCAAGCCCCTGTCGTTCAACAACATCAACGATGCCAACGGGGCCTTTGAACTGGTCAAGGAATTTTCCGAACCCACGGCTGTGGTGGTCAAGCACACCAATCCCTGCGGTGTGGCCACCGATCCCGATCTGCTGGCAGCCTATCGCAAGGCACGCGATACGGATCCGATCTCTGCCTTTGGCGGCATTCTTGCCTTCAATCGCCTGGTCACGGAAAGTCTGGCCCGGGAAATTGCCACCACCTTTGTGGAAGCGGTCATTGCCCCGGGGTACGATCCGGGTGCGAGGGCCGTTTTTGCCGAGAAAAAAAATCTCCGCCTGTTGCAGGTCCCGGACCTCGCTTCCGGCAACGTGGATGCGGCGGCCATGGACCTGAAACGGGTGGTGGGCGGCATGCTCGTTCAGCAGCGTGACCTGGCCCCGGTGGATCGTCACACCTTGAAGGTTGTGACCCGACGGGCACCGACCGAGGCGGAAATGGCCGATCTCTTGTTTGCCTGGAAAATTGCCAAGCATGTCAAATCCAACGCCATCGTCTATGCCAAGGCACTTTGCACCGTCGGGGTGGGGGCCGGACAGATGAGCCGGGTGGATGCCTCCCGCATCGCCGTCTGGAAAGCCAATGAGGCCGCCACCAACGCCGGACGTACCGACAATCCGGTGGCCGGTACCGTGCTGGCCTCGGATGCCTTCTTCCCCTTCCGCGATGGCGTCGAGGCCGCCGCCGCCGCAGGTGCCCGGGCCGTGATCCAGCCGGGAGGGTCCGTCCGGGATGAAGAGGTCATCGCCGCTGCCAATGAACACGACATGGCCATGCTCTTTACCGGTATCCGCCACTTCCGGCATTGA
- a CDS encoding DUF971 domain-containing protein translates to MAYGSRHVPTELRQINKERLVRIVWNTGEQMELSMEFLRVVCPCADCRGHTPEQRKLIDGKQDVTITAITPVGRYAVKIAFSDNHDTGVYSWETLWEVGTEKETLWQTYLEDLQRAGKRRKPNVFPIKAIK, encoded by the coding sequence ATGGCCTACGGCAGTCGTCACGTTCCCACCGAACTCCGGCAAATCAACAAGGAACGTCTGGTCCGCATCGTCTGGAACACCGGCGAGCAGATGGAACTGAGCATGGAATTTTTGCGGGTGGTCTGTCCCTGTGCCGATTGTCGTGGTCACACCCCGGAGCAACGCAAGCTCATTGACGGCAAACAGGATGTCACCATCACGGCCATCACGCCGGTCGGTCGTTATGCGGTCAAGATTGCCTTCAGTGACAATCACGATACCGGGGTCTATTCCTGGGAAACCCTCTGGGAAGTCGGCACCGAAAAAGAGACCCTGTGGCAAACCTATCTGGAAGATTTGCAACGCGCCGGCAAACGCCGCAAACCCAACGTATTTCCCATCAAGGCAATCAAATGA
- a CDS encoding acyl-CoA carboxylase subunit beta yields MSISQKALDTLQKRREAVLTAGGKEKVAQRHAKGQLTARERLNTLFQEGTFQEIGTHIQHTCTHFGMTGKDIPADGVVVGTGFVDNRQVAAVSQDFNVVAGTLGKMHAQKIVQAMQYAQRMGIPVVAFKDSGGARIQEGVDALSGYGQVFYQNVILSGVVPQIAVILGPCAGGASYSPALMDFIIMTRQNAQMFITGPQVIKAVTGRDCTMDEIGSAEIHATVSGNVHVVADDDQHAIQLVKQLLGYLPSNNTHDPPHKPWADLDLSDDPELNGMVPDDPKAPMDVKKIIARLVDNGEYFEIHAGFARNLVVCFARIQGIVVGIIANQSMEQAGCLDIDSSDKGSRFIRFCNVFNIPVVNLVDVPGFLPGVEQERGGIIRHGAKMLFAYASATVPKLTIILRKAYGGSYLAMCSPEMGADVVYAWPTAEIAVMGAEGAVNLLYGKELKDAADKKAKTAELVQDYRDNFASPYLSAARGYVTDIIEPAQTRAYLALALRKSMNKRELRPLKKHGNIPL; encoded by the coding sequence ATGAGCATATCCCAAAAAGCCCTGGATACTCTCCAGAAACGCCGCGAGGCCGTGTTGACGGCCGGCGGCAAGGAAAAAGTCGCCCAGCGACATGCCAAAGGTCAACTGACTGCCCGGGAACGTCTGAATACCCTGTTCCAGGAGGGAACGTTCCAGGAAATCGGCACCCACATCCAGCACACCTGTACGCACTTCGGCATGACCGGCAAAGATATTCCGGCAGACGGCGTGGTTGTGGGCACCGGATTTGTCGATAACCGGCAGGTGGCTGCGGTCAGCCAGGATTTCAATGTGGTGGCCGGAACGCTCGGCAAAATGCATGCCCAAAAGATTGTCCAGGCCATGCAATATGCCCAACGCATGGGAATTCCCGTCGTGGCCTTCAAGGACTCCGGCGGTGCCCGCATCCAGGAAGGGGTGGATGCCCTCTCTGGATATGGCCAGGTGTTTTACCAGAACGTCATTCTCTCCGGGGTTGTCCCCCAGATTGCGGTGATTCTGGGACCCTGCGCCGGGGGGGCCTCCTATTCGCCGGCCCTGATGGACTTCATCATCATGACCCGGCAGAATGCCCAGATGTTCATCACCGGCCCCCAGGTGATCAAGGCCGTCACGGGCCGGGACTGCACCATGGACGAAATCGGCAGCGCCGAAATTCATGCCACGGTCAGCGGCAATGTCCACGTCGTGGCCGATGATGACCAGCATGCCATTCAACTGGTCAAGCAGCTCCTTGGTTACCTCCCCTCCAACAACACCCACGATCCCCCACACAAACCGTGGGCCGATCTGGATCTCTCCGATGACCCGGAACTGAACGGCATGGTCCCGGATGATCCCAAAGCCCCCATGGATGTCAAAAAAATCATCGCCCGGCTGGTGGACAACGGAGAATATTTTGAAATTCACGCCGGTTTTGCCCGCAACCTGGTGGTCTGCTTTGCCCGGATCCAGGGCATCGTGGTCGGCATCATCGCCAACCAGTCCATGGAACAGGCCGGCTGTCTCGACATCGACTCCTCGGACAAGGGGTCCCGCTTCATCCGCTTCTGCAACGTCTTCAACATTCCCGTGGTCAACCTTGTCGATGTGCCGGGCTTTCTGCCCGGTGTCGAGCAGGAACGCGGCGGCATCATTCGCCACGGTGCCAAGATGCTCTTTGCCTACGCCTCGGCCACCGTGCCCAAACTGACCATCATTCTGCGCAAGGCCTATGGCGGTTCATACCTGGCCATGTGCAGCCCGGAAATGGGTGCCGATGTGGTCTACGCCTGGCCCACCGCCGAAATCGCCGTCATGGGTGCCGAAGGGGCGGTCAATCTGCTCTACGGCAAGGAATTGAAGGACGCCGCCGACAAAAAGGCCAAAACCGCCGAGCTGGTCCAGGATTATCGGGACAATTTCGCCTCCCCCTACCTTTCGGCAGCCCGGGGCTATGTCACCGATATCATCGAACCCGCACAAACCCGGGCCTACCTGGCCCTGGCCCTGCGCAAGTCAATGAACAAGCGCGAACTGCGGCCCCTCAAAAAGCACGGTAACATTCCTCTTTAG
- a CDS encoding hemerythrin domain-containing protein, whose product MAREQNLTVKSSVPGNTPTPDLGSSLAQDMVIDNFRGNLMARLREVKPEQMHQQHMGLVEITADLYNRVKIFQRGKPTPNNIQDLNASLAKLFLYTNRHFQEEEALMLRIKYPYLKEHQQAHKDFVVRLESIKKQIDTDGVSYIMDLFFLVVGWLFDHINTLDMQYSRFQQGVQPASLPGLQARSMPSPTKSSSTIPSPSSATTPSDSFNPAQFRSKLKNQLQDVGVAQFNRDHQKLMDHILEFHELIDGLNRRRPTSRDWESINRLLGFMGEYGQSHFQGEETLMLRHKYPEYEAHRREHNDLLTKFSLIRNKLIREKNILFAVDLKFFLLEWLLNHSSRTDMQYRDFFRGKGVT is encoded by the coding sequence ATGGCCAGAGAACAGAACCTGACAGTAAAATCATCCGTACCTGGAAACACGCCCACGCCTGATCTGGGATCCTCTCTTGCCCAGGATATGGTCATTGACAATTTCAGGGGCAATCTCATGGCGCGTCTCCGGGAAGTGAAACCGGAACAGATGCATCAACAACATATGGGATTGGTAGAAATTACGGCGGACCTTTACAACAGGGTCAAGATTTTTCAAAGGGGAAAGCCAACGCCCAACAACATCCAGGATTTGAACGCCTCTCTGGCAAAATTGTTTCTTTATACGAATCGCCACTTTCAGGAAGAGGAAGCCTTGATGCTTCGCATCAAGTATCCATATCTGAAAGAGCATCAACAAGCGCACAAGGATTTTGTTGTTCGTCTGGAATCCATTAAAAAACAAATAGATACGGATGGTGTTTCCTACATCATGGATCTTTTTTTTCTTGTGGTTGGCTGGTTGTTCGATCACATCAATACACTCGATATGCAATATTCCCGTTTTCAGCAGGGAGTGCAACCTGCGTCCCTCCCGGGACTCCAGGCCAGGTCGATGCCGTCACCGACAAAATCCTCATCAACAATACCATCGCCCTCCTCGGCGACCACGCCCAGCGACTCCTTCAATCCGGCGCAATTCCGGTCCAAATTGAAAAATCAGCTTCAGGATGTGGGGGTGGCCCAGTTCAACCGCGACCACCAGAAACTCATGGATCATATCCTGGAGTTTCACGAATTGATCGACGGATTGAACCGGCGGCGTCCAACCTCTCGGGATTGGGAATCGATCAATCGCCTTCTCGGCTTCATGGGCGAGTACGGGCAATCCCATTTTCAGGGTGAAGAAACCCTGATGTTGCGCCACAAATATCCAGAATACGAAGCCCATCGGCGCGAACACAACGATCTGCTGACCAAATTTTCATTGATTCGCAACAAGCTGATCCGCGAAAAAAATATTTTATTTGCCGTGGATTTGAAATTTTTTCTGCTCGAATGGCTCTTGAACCACTCCTCGCGCACCGATATGCAATACCGGGATTTTTTTCGCGGCAAGGGTGTTACCTGA
- a CDS encoding DUF2892 domain-containing protein: MQQNVGGMDRALRIGVGVILLALVFVGPKTHWGWIGLLPLLTGLGSFCPAYALFGINTCPTGKS, from the coding sequence ATGCAGCAAAATGTCGGAGGAATGGACCGTGCATTGCGGATTGGGGTGGGCGTGATTCTGTTGGCTTTGGTGTTTGTCGGTCCCAAAACCCACTGGGGATGGATCGGCCTGCTGCCACTGTTGACCGGTCTGGGCAGCTTTTGCCCCGCCTACGCGCTGTTCGGCATCAATACCTGTCCAACCGGGAAATCCTGA
- a CDS encoding sodium ion-translocating decarboxylase subunit beta, whose translation MFQGIATLVDAFQHNPKIAFMRIFLIALGALLMYLGKKGVLEPLLMIPMGLAMSTINAAVMFVPDYMNVPAQGKHGTLFVNPLISETNQLMNIVQIDWLQPIYTFTFSNGLIACLVFMGIGSLLDVGFVMARPFQSMFLAICAELGTVITLPIGVMMGLSPQASTATAIIGGADGPMVLFSSLLLAKEYFVPITVVAYLYLGLTYGGYPYLVKMLVPRHIRGIAMPIEKRMPITPDQKIIFSVITCVVLSLLFPVAGPLFLSLFLGVVIRESGLVDFIKLFEGTFLYGATFFLGMTLGVLCEAGTLLNPDVLILLVLGVTALTFSAIGGILGGYVLYFLNDKKFNPVIGIAAVSCVPTTAKVAQKLVSEVNPEAMILPQALGANISGVITTAILTGVLITLMGGIQ comes from the coding sequence ATGTTTCAAGGCATTGCCACTCTGGTCGATGCCTTCCAGCACAATCCGAAAATCGCCTTCATGCGGATTTTCCTCATCGCCCTGGGCGCTCTGCTGATGTACCTGGGCAAAAAAGGGGTACTGGAACCCCTGCTGATGATCCCCATGGGTCTGGCCATGTCCACCATCAATGCGGCGGTCATGTTCGTCCCCGACTACATGAATGTCCCCGCCCAGGGCAAGCATGGCACCCTGTTCGTCAATCCCCTGATTTCCGAAACGAATCAGTTGATGAACATTGTCCAGATCGACTGGCTGCAACCCATCTACACCTTCACCTTCTCGAACGGTCTGATCGCCTGTCTCGTCTTCATGGGGATCGGCTCGCTCCTGGATGTCGGTTTCGTCATGGCCAGACCGTTCCAGAGCATGTTCCTGGCCATCTGCGCCGAGTTGGGAACCGTCATCACTCTCCCCATCGGAGTCATGATGGGTCTCTCTCCCCAGGCTTCCACGGCCACGGCCATCATCGGCGGTGCCGACGGTCCCATGGTGTTGTTCAGCTCGCTGCTCCTGGCCAAGGAGTATTTTGTCCCGATCACCGTCGTGGCCTATCTCTACCTGGGCCTGACCTATGGTGGATATCCCTATCTGGTCAAAATGCTCGTGCCGCGCCATATTCGTGGCATCGCCATGCCCATCGAAAAGCGCATGCCCATCACCCCGGACCAAAAGATCATCTTTTCCGTCATCACCTGCGTGGTCTTGTCGTTGCTCTTCCCGGTGGCCGGGCCTTTGTTCCTGTCGCTCTTTCTGGGCGTGGTCATTCGTGAATCGGGACTGGTGGATTTCATCAAGCTTTTCGAAGGTACCTTCCTCTATGGAGCCACCTTTTTCCTGGGCATGACCCTGGGAGTCCTGTGCGAGGCCGGTACACTCCTGAATCCGGATGTCCTGATCCTGCTCGTTCTTGGTGTCACGGCCCTGACCTTCTCGGCCATCGGCGGCATCCTGGGAGGCTATGTTCTCTACTTCCTGAACGACAAAAAGTTCAATCCGGTGATCGGCATCGCCGCCGTAAGCTGCGTGCCCACCACAGCCAAGGTGGCCCAAAAACTGGTCTCCGAAGTCAACCCGGAAGCCATGATCCTGCCCCAGGCCCTGGGAGCCAACATCAGCGGCGTCATCACCACAGCCATCCTGACCGGCGTGTTGATTACCCTCATGGGTGGCATCCAATAA
- the nagZ gene encoding beta-N-acetylhexosaminidase, with protein MTIHPGTFLVSSLSGPELNSDEADFLRSVRPAGVILFARNLVDLDQVQGLIHAIRHTASPPPTLWLDQEGGRVQRLRHPLTAHPSPGRFAELEQQDPVRARQLSRQAGWLAGRELTTLGCGVNCAPVLDIRESGADPVIGERAFGWNPQQVIRLASAWLDGFKAAGGVAVGKHFPGHGAARADSHKALPRIEKDRPALENWELIPFRELLSHLPMLMTAHLVATGLDPTQPATWSTPILHDLLRKQWQYQGLVVSDALEMGALSGQLDTRAERSLQAGCDLVLCCTGRLADNALVLDGLARTLASNAIPEPAALLQRIERILAPARIAPGNMSTLFADPEYQHWRHTLEALTDTHSAPDPTAPSN; from the coding sequence ATGACAATCCACCCCGGAACATTCCTCGTCAGCAGCCTCTCCGGCCCGGAACTCAATTCGGACGAAGCCGATTTTTTGCGCTCGGTGCGTCCGGCAGGCGTGATCTTGTTTGCACGCAATCTGGTTGACCTGGATCAGGTCCAGGGACTCATTCATGCCATACGCCATACAGCATCCCCACCACCCACCCTTTGGCTGGATCAGGAAGGGGGGCGGGTGCAACGCCTGCGCCATCCCTTGACAGCCCACCCAAGCCCTGGACGTTTTGCCGAACTGGAACAACAAGACCCTGTCCGGGCCAGGCAGCTTTCCCGACAGGCGGGCTGGCTTGCGGGGCGGGAATTGACGACTTTGGGGTGTGGCGTCAATTGTGCCCCGGTTTTGGATATTCGTGAATCAGGTGCGGATCCGGTGATCGGTGAACGGGCATTTGGGTGGAATCCACAGCAGGTAATTCGCCTGGCGAGTGCCTGGCTTGACGGTTTCAAGGCAGCCGGAGGGGTGGCCGTCGGCAAACATTTTCCCGGTCATGGTGCCGCCCGGGCCGACTCACACAAGGCCCTCCCCCGCATTGAAAAAGACCGACCTGCCCTGGAAAATTGGGAGTTGATCCCCTTCCGGGAACTTTTATCCCACTTGCCCATGCTCATGACCGCCCATCTGGTGGCCACCGGACTCGATCCGACGCAACCGGCCACCTGGTCCACGCCCATTCTGCATGATCTTCTGCGCAAACAGTGGCAATATCAGGGTCTGGTGGTCTCCGATGCCCTGGAAATGGGTGCCCTGTCCGGTCAATTGGACACACGCGCTGAACGCAGTTTGCAAGCTGGTTGCGATCTCGTGTTGTGTTGCACGGGTCGTCTGGCAGATAATGCCCTGGTCCTGGATGGTCTGGCCCGGACCCTGGCCTCCAACGCCATTCCGGAACCAGCGGCCCTTTTGCAAAGAATAGAACGCATCCTGGCCCCGGCCCGCATCGCCCCAGGCAACATGTCAACCTTGTTTGCCGATCCGGAATACCAGCATTGGCGGCACACTTTGGAAGCCTTGACCGACACCCATTCCGCGCCCGATCCGACGGCACCATCGAACTGA